One region of Rhineura floridana isolate rRhiFlo1 chromosome 20, rRhiFlo1.hap2, whole genome shotgun sequence genomic DNA includes:
- the CCDC183 gene encoding coiled-coil domain-containing protein 183 isoform X3, whose amino-acid sequence MHEVNLAMKYDHVTINRACRERKQVKIALSDYTVEQARETMRNYVFDRMNVHNILLYEVKCRGKLLEDLQLRLQQLIDLETASPEARAQLQMIRQLENNIEKMQVKIMTAEKTHILYLKMLDVLRDELSHLPLILDDLEHMVEVYQVELKGMHLMAKDTMEAMEAAKEDMINTEIELVAEKKFRDNSLSIQKKQIERIRTKDASDRHRRMQARRDVNMDFPTLMGRDGLKGAKLEASKAQIEYQSLVTMEVDKIKCAVQCSHLWDIAGRFMAQKKSEENLQQQIAECEKKRRELKGQLKELELEQAELKFHQTPSSISSRKLEEELRTVLEEEEERLKKVQAQVCQNQELLLHFENGVDNLIMRLCGIARPGQEEFRGEIGDMFDKLQFCETKLLYLVKATAQLPIYDFSQEEYNETFIQVRNLLEESTRDEPQNLRITYEDDEEDVREAFNFADIDHSYVPNREEIKKHGLKLIEDKTKVTKKKQRVSSKK is encoded by the exons ATGCACGAGGTCAACCTGGCCATGAAG TATGACCACGTCACAATCAACAGGGCCTGCCGAGAACGGAAACAAGTTAAAATAGCTTTGTCTGACTACACTGTGGAG CAAGCCCGAGAGACCATGAGAAACTATGTCTTCGATCGGATGAATGTCCACAACATCTTGCTGTATGAAGTGAAGTGTCGAGGGAAACTCCTGGAAGATCTGCAGCTGCGCTTGCAGCAGCTAATAGACTTGGAGACGGCCAGTCCCGAGGCCCGGGCACAGCTGCAG ATGATCCGTCAGCTGGAGAATAACATTGAGAAGATGCAAGTGAAGATTATGACAGCAGAGAAGACCCACATTctgtacctgaagatgctggatgTGCTGAGAGAT GAACTCTCTCACCTCCCTCTCATCCTGGATGACCTAGAGCACATGGTGGAGGTCTATCAGGTGGAACTGAAAGGCATGCACCTGATGGCCAAGGACACGATGGAAGCTATGGAAGCCGCCAAG GAAGACATGATTAACACAGAAATCGAGTTAGTGGCGGAGAAGAAGTTCAGGGATAATTCACTGAGCATCCAGAAGAAACAGATTGAAAGGATCCGCACAAAGGATGCCAGCGATAGACACCGGAGGATG CAAGCCCGGCGTGACGTGAACATGGACTTTCCCACCCTGATGGGCCGTGACGGACTGAAAG GTGCAAAGCTGGAGGCCTCCAAAGCCCAGATTGAGTATCAGAGTCTTGTGACCATGGAGGTGGACAAGATCAAGTGCGCAGTCCAGTGTTCCCATCTCTGG gATATTGCTGGGAGGTTCATGGCCCAGAAAAAGTCTGAGGAGAACTTGCAGCAGCAGATTGCGGAATGTGAGAAAAAGCGGAGGGAGCTGAAGGGCCAGTTGAAGGAGCTGGAGCTGGAGCAGGCCGAGCTGAAATTCCACCAGACCCCAAGCTCCATCAG CTCCAGGAAGTTGGAGGAGGAGCTGAGGACGGTtctggaagaagaggaggagcggCTCAAGAAGGTCCAGGCCCAGGTGTGCCAGAACCAGGAACTTCTGCTCCATTTTGAAAATGGAGTCGACAACCTCATCATGAGGCTGTGTGGCatcgccaggccaggccag GAGGAGTTCCGCGGGGAGATAGGGGACATGTTCGACAAGCTGCAGTTCTGTGAAACGAAGCTGTTGTATTTGGTCAAAGCGACAGCCCAGTTGCCGATTTACGACTTCAGCCAAGAAGAGTACAACGAG ACTTTTATACAGGTCAGGAATCTCCTAGAGGAAAGTACCAGAGATGAACCGCAGAACCTGAGAATCACATATGAGGACGATGAAGAAGATGTCAGAG